A single Anopheles funestus chromosome 2RL, idAnoFuneDA-416_04, whole genome shotgun sequence DNA region contains:
- the LOC125763794 gene encoding sodium channel protein Nach has protein sequence MRHLNVAFPNGRSRLAMAVARAFRVLYRILVDYCSNCSLAGVGYISNRKYHWTERLFWMACVLFAWTGSYMLIKTYMELFRKDAVSIVVENLDPRKDITSFPSVGVCEMGYTKQQYDALQHVIDGFRTSEEMEYNYDVEEFMLRLIYHNLYNYGSIKSYCAMYKDCDDCVKCPVDGYPRFSIAVRANCSQLFDECRWNGEVFDCCRYFRPIQTTMGSCFLLNSIQTIKKYSPQWLRMDMSMGSPRGELLLNFSRATTAYLQNQEDIPHMLLTTLQFNQMPEGYAGKIFITVQNIANDPLVRTVGKDVRRCVFPDESTDTRYAKYSYSVCVTECLKTAQIKTCNCCHHNMLLGKNDKSPVCGYDGLNCLDQRDLMFPQTTIMQPWRTNGLVCDCYPSCTEHEIRIIGRESEMERRTGRSVLIKIMGLPSQRYRRQIVRENIDVVVSIGGILGLFTGASILSLVEFIYFFTVRFGSYVVTEIKEEENVAVTDNESDENDLQGKHQTLH, from the exons ATGCGCCATTTGAACGTGGCATTCCCAAACGGCAGATCACGGTTAGCGATGGCAGTGGCAAGAGCGTTCCGTGTGTTGTATCGCATTCTCGTTGACTACTGTTCAAACTGCTCCCTGGCCGGTGTTGGATACATCTCGAACCGGAAGTACCACTGGACGGAACGATTGTTCTGGATGGCCTGTGTACTGTTCGCGTGGACCGGTTCGTACATGCTGATCAAAACGTACATGGAACTGTTCCGCAAGGATGCGGTCAGCATCGTGGTGGAGAATCTCGATCCGCGCAAAGACATCACAAGCTTTCCATCGGTCGGTGTGTGTGAGATGGGCTATACCAAGCAGCAGTACGATGCGTTGCAGCATGTGATCGATGGGTTTCGCACGAGCGAAGAGATGGAGTACAACTACGATGTGGAGGAGTTTATGCTCCGCTTGATCTACCACAATCTGTACAACTATGGTTCGATCAAGTCGTACTGTGCGATGTACAAGGATTGTGACGATTGTGTCAAGTGTCCGGTTGATGGATATCCACGGTTTTCTATCGCGGTCCGTGCCAACTGTTCACAGCTGTTCGATGAGTGCCGCTGGAATGGCGAAGTGTTTGACTGCTGCCGTTACTTTCGCCCAATACAGACGACGATGGGTTCTTGCTTTCTGCTAAACTCCATACAGACGATCAAAAA ATACAGCCCACAGTGGTTACGCATGGATATGAGTATGGGATCTCCCAGAGGAGAGCTGCTGCTAAACTTTAGCCGCGCAACGACG GCATACCTCCAGAACCAGGAAGACATTCCACACATGCTGCTAACGACGCTCCAGTTCAACCAAATGCCGGAAGGATATGCGGGTAAGATCTTCATCACCGTGCAGAACATTGCGAACGATCCACTAGTACGCACGGTCGGCAAAGATGTGCGCCGTTGTGTTTTCCCGGATGAGAGTACCGATACCCGGTACGCAAAGTACAGTTACAGTGTGTGCGTTACGGAATGTCTAAAGACGGCACAGATTAAAACGTGCAATTGCTGTCACCACAACATGCTACTTGGAA AAAACGACAAAAGCCCGGTTTGTGGATACGATGGGCTTAACTGTCTCGATCAGCGCGATCTGATGTTTCCCCAGACGACCATTATGCAACCGTGGCGTACGAATGGGCTCGTGTGTGATTGCTACCCATCCTGTACCGAGCATGAGATACGCATCATCGGTCGCGAATCGGAAATGGAACGTCGAACTGGCCGGTCGGTACTGATCAAAATTATGGGTCTACCATCGCAACGCTATCGGCGACAGATCGTGCGTGAAAACATCGATGTCGTCGTATCGATCGGTGGGATTTTGGGACTGTTTACCGGTGCGAGTATTTTAAGCTTGGTGGAGTTTATCTACTTTTTCACCGTCCGCTTTGGATCGTACGTGGTGACTGAGATTAAGGAGGAAGAAAACGTCGCTGTAACGGATAATGAGTCGGATGAAAATGATTTGCaaggaaaacatcaaacattacATTAG